The DNA sequence ATACGGAAAATCCGCATAAATTTGATGATTGCCTAAAACGCGTGTTGCCAAGCCATTTTTCACCAATTCTTCATAGGCTTGTTTCACTTGCTCAAAATCGGCATGGTGTTTGACTTCAGCAATCCAACTCTCTGCCGCCACGCGAGTGATGGCGGTGAATTGCTCCGGATTACCGCATAAACGCTTGACCACACCTGCACAATCCAGCTGCTCCGATTGGCTCAACCCTAATTTTTTGCGTAACAAAGAACTGTTTTTTTCAGGCAGCACGGTTTCACGCGCACCGTCTAACGATGATTTGGGTAAATTCACTTTATTAAGTGATGGAGCAAAATCACGAGTGGCTTTACGCGCTGCCAACATGGCGGCGGCTTTTTGGCTGGCTGAAACATATTCTTTCTCATCAGCCATTTTTGCCCACGCGTATTGCACTTCCACATAATCGTTTTTTTGATTATCCCAAAGCTCTTGGCGCAACTGTTTACCGATTTTTTCAAAAACATCATCAGCTTGTTTAACAAAAAAATCCTCTGCGGCTTTTTTGGCTTCTTTGGCAATATTCAACAGCTCTTCTTGAGATTTATTTTTGATGATAACCTGAATTTTATTGCCCACATTTTCAGGCAGCTTGTTTTCTTCTGCATGAGGGAAAATCATTTCCGCACCGCTATTTAGCAAACTTTGCGCCGCTGCTTTGGCAATCTCCGACAACAACCACGACCCCGCCCACAAATCACGACTGCGCCGCGCCGAAGCAATAAATCCTTGCACCGGTCCTACAGACAGGATTAAAACATATGAATTCATTTTGTTTTCCCTAAAATGTTTTTCACTTCTTGGCTGCTATTGGGCAACATCAGCACCATAGCACGCCATTGCGAACCGTTATAAACAGGGCGACTAAACACCGTTGCCAAATGACGCGAATGTTCATCATTTTTGCCAAGTAATTTTCGAAATGCCTCTTTATGCTCACGGCGTTTTTCTTTCCAAGCATCAATCGCATCAATCCACGCGGCTTTGGCATTATTTTCTAGGCTGCCTGAATGCAAGATTTGACAACCCAAATCACGCATTTCCTGTTCTGAAACCAAATTCAAGCCTTGCACGGTAAATACGCCACAACCGCGTCGCGTTCGTCCACCAATACCGCCCAAAGTCGCCCACCAGCGTAGGGTTTCTAAAACTTGTTCTTTTTGTTCATCGCTGATTTTTTGGTCAAAGCAATATTGCAAATTCCAACGCAAACCTTCTTTACCCAACTTCATTTCAGGCAAGCCAGTTCGGGTGCTTCTGGCGGTAAATAAGGCATAACCTAATGTATCATTGATATTTTTAGCGTAGTCTGAAAGCAAGGCTTTTTGGAGTTTATTTTCCATTTCCACCCGCAAAAACACCAAACTCGCATGACCTCCGCCCTCATCGCCATCATTCATACCGCCCCACAAAGCAAATTCCGCTTTGCGAATATCTTTCAGCTTCCATTTATGTTGCGTCAACAAACGCCACCAAAAACGCAACTGTCCGCGAATCGCTGCCACACGAATCGGTAAATCCGC is a window from the Suttonella indologenes genome containing:
- the cmr1 gene encoding type III-B CRISPR module RAMP protein Cmr1 — translated: MSLRKIDLAAPVFDKDSKIITTDSGQHSTEIAWQSISCELVTPIHGGGVEARHSDADLPIRVAAIRGQLRFWWRLLTQHKWKLKDIRKAEFALWGGMNDGDEGGGHASLVFLRVEMENKLQKALLSDYAKNINDTLGYALFTARSTRTGLPEMKLGKEGLRWNLQYCFDQKISDEQKEQVLETLRWWATLGGIGGRTRRGCGVFTVQGLNLVSEQEMRDLGCQILHSGSLENNAKAAWIDAIDAWKEKRREHKEAFRKLLGKNDEHSRHLATVFSRPVYNGSQWRAMVLMLPNSSQEVKNILGKTK